The Euphorbia lathyris chromosome 2, ddEupLath1.1, whole genome shotgun sequence genome includes a window with the following:
- the LOC136218299 gene encoding probable aspartic proteinase GIP1 has translation MKAITISPLFLFFFFSYLSPVVTQTALFAPVFKDPVSLLYTVTISLQTPPQPTKLHLDLSSSFTWLDCSINYNSTTCQHIPCTSPLCTSFHSFACPNDTCSVYPENPITRQATLASAFLDCLALPTPSSPSQLHLIPGFLFSCSNTFLLTGLADQVTGLAAFGRSNLSLPAQISNSLSSPRYFALCLPSSTENPGVALFGTSGPYYLSSPPVDVSKSLAYTGLILNPVGSTVISYNQQPSDEYYINLTSIQVNGKDVPLNISQLVINENGYGGTKLSTDTSYTILESSIYKAFVNAFVNESSGFNLSVASAVKPFDVCYEARNMFSTRVGPGVPTVDLVMEKDDVFWRIFGGNSMVRIERDGIDVWCLGFVDGGINLRTPIVIGGHQMEDNLLHFDLNSNRFGFSSTLLLQGTTCANFNST, from the coding sequence ATGAAGGCAATCACCATTTCGCCCttgttcctcttcttcttcttctcttacCTCTCTCCAGTCGTTACCCAAACAGCACTGTTCGCCCCTGTATTCAAAGATCCTGTTAGCCTCCTCTACACTGTCACCATTTCTTTACAAACTCCACCTCAACCCACCAAATTACACCTCGACCTATCTTCATCCTTCACCTGGCTCGACTGCTCCATAAACTACAACTCCACCACTTGTCAACACATCCCCTGCACCTCTCCTCTCTGCACTTCCTTCCACTCTTTCGCCTGTCCCAACGACACTTGCTCTGTTTACCCCGAGAATCCTATCACCCGCCAAGCCACTCTCGCCTCCGCATTCCTCGACTGCCTCGCACTCCCCACACCCTCATCTCCCTCTCAACTCCATCTCATTCCCGGCTTCCTTTTCTCCTGTTCAAACACCTTCCTCCTCACCGGACTCGCCGATCAGGTCACCGGTCTCGCAGCCTTTGGCCGCTCCAACCTTTCCCTTCCTGCAcaaattagcaactctctctccTCTCCGCGCTATTTTGCGCTTTGTCTACCCAGCTCCACCGAAAATCCCGGGGTCGCGTTGTTCGGAACGAGCGGACCCTACTACTTGTCTTCCCCGCCAGTTGATGTGTCGAAATCGTTGGCTTATACCGGGCTAATTTTGAATCCGGTGGGGAGCACCGTAATATCGTACAACCAGCAGCCATCCGATGAGTACTACATCAATTTGACATCGATTCAAGTGAACGGAAAAGATGTTCCGTTGAACATCTCACAACTGGTTATCAATGAGAACGGGTACGGCGGAACGAAGCTGAGCACCGACACTAGTTATACTATATTGGAAAGCTCAATTTACAAGGCGTTCGTAAATGCGTTTGTGAATGAATCAAGTGGATTCAATCTGAGTGTAGCGAGTGCAGTGAAGCCGTTTGATGTGTGCTATGAAGCGAGAAATATGTTTAGTACGCGTGTTGGACCAGGGGTACCCACCGTTGATCTAGTGATGGAGAAGGATGATGTATTTTGGAGGATATTCGGAGGAAATTCGATGGTGAGGATTGAAAGGGACGGTATAGATGTGTGGTGTTTGGGGTTTGTGGACGGTGGGATCAACTTGAGGACGCCGATCGTGATTGGTGGACATCAGATGGAGGATAATTTACTGCACTTTGACTTGAATTCAAATAGATTTGGATTTAGTTCCACTCTTCTGCTCCAAGGGACCACGTGTGCCAACTTCAACTCAACTTGA